The following are from one region of the Chloroflexota bacterium genome:
- a CDS encoding DEAD/DEAH box helicase, with the protein MLSIHTDPFDDAWVAFDLETTGLNADRGDAIIEIGAAKFQGGKTLDTFERFVNPQRRISPFITALTGIQQRELDRADTIDRVAPEFVAFVGTAPLIAHNAGFDLGFLRNSGIELPNPIVDTYDLAYVLRPDEPSYALEQLAQNLELPNIRKQRKQDRAHRAVYDAIVSKMLFLSLLEDAAALDPMTLAAMQRIAQSSGWSMSYLLDGIAANPRVISGGYPPLTSSAIAESSDASIQDANSDEDESKVGLNGLDMQRITRRLHSGGALKENERITPIDADMVASMFSEGGELSRALDGFESRAEQVQMAQAVTEAINDGERIIIEAGTGVGKSLAYLLPAALYALANGKRVVISTNTINLQEQLLNKDVPILVEALKFADDDGEEDEDGLRFASLKGRANYLCMRRWNAMYASEPTSEEARLLAKTMLWLQSTASGDRAEINLGHRDAAAPWDRLSANNARGCMRNESVCFLRAARERAAASHLIVVNHALLLSNALVGRIIPDYDVLIIDEAHHLEEEATKHLGFELTQARFGEHFQNLSGDAGLPNQATMAFRTALSDVTDRKETVDTVVDEIARLMPRVRDYVPRTLAQMGTMVKPTDSGRQQPAYAQQVRVTKGMRANPKWSEIEIGWENADLALLELGKLLGNLHKALEGMDEAGLLNYESLMNDLADAAQANDTLRRNLHEFVVAPEDDAIYWLTLSAQRQDLSLHAAPLHVAEHLDDLIFSQTRSVIMTSATLSTEQNFNHIVERTGFKDARALLLGSPFDYPNVAALCLPNDIPAPNSWAYQDALDNTIKDTAIAADGRTMALFTSYSALRKTASNIRNDLKARGIEVLQQGNDGPPAQIVRRFMQNPRAVLLGTASFWEGVDLPGDALSALIIAKLPFDVPNEPVFQARSELYDNAFMQYSVPRAILRLRQGFGRLIRTKTDRGVVVILDGRVTGSRYGSAFLRSLPPARQVKCSLHEIPAVVRKQLHG; encoded by the coding sequence TTGCTTTCAATCCACACCGATCCGTTTGACGATGCTTGGGTCGCCTTCGACCTCGAAACGACCGGACTCAACGCCGATAGAGGCGATGCCATTATCGAGATTGGTGCTGCCAAGTTTCAGGGCGGTAAAACGCTCGACACATTCGAGCGCTTCGTGAATCCACAGCGGAGAATATCCCCCTTCATCACGGCGCTGACCGGCATTCAACAGCGCGAGCTAGACCGCGCGGACACCATCGACCGCGTTGCGCCTGAATTCGTCGCATTCGTTGGCACTGCGCCCCTCATCGCACACAACGCAGGCTTTGACCTCGGCTTCTTGCGAAATAGCGGTATCGAGTTGCCGAACCCCATCGTGGATACATACGACCTTGCGTATGTTCTGCGACCGGACGAACCGAGTTACGCGTTGGAACAATTAGCGCAGAACTTGGAACTTCCGAATATCCGCAAGCAGCGCAAACAGGACAGGGCGCACCGCGCTGTCTATGACGCCATTGTAAGCAAAATGCTCTTCCTGAGCCTGCTGGAAGACGCCGCCGCGCTCGATCCGATGACGCTCGCCGCCATGCAGCGTATAGCGCAATCGTCTGGCTGGTCGATGTCGTATCTGCTTGATGGCATCGCCGCCAACCCGCGCGTTATATCCGGCGGTTACCCGCCTCTAACATCGTCAGCGATTGCGGAATCGTCCGATGCGTCTATACAGGATGCGAATTCAGACGAGGATGAGTCTAAAGTCGGCTTGAACGGATTGGATATGCAGCGCATCACCCGCAGATTGCACAGCGGCGGTGCGCTGAAAGAGAACGAGCGAATAACGCCCATCGATGCGGATATGGTCGCGTCGATGTTCAGCGAAGGCGGCGAGCTTTCGCGGGCGCTGGACGGCTTTGAGTCGCGCGCCGAACAAGTACAGATGGCGCAGGCGGTTACGGAGGCTATCAACGACGGCGAGCGCATCATCATCGAGGCGGGCACCGGCGTCGGCAAGTCGCTCGCGTACCTGCTGCCCGCCGCGCTCTACGCCCTCGCCAACGGCAAGCGCGTGGTCATTTCCACCAACACCATAAACCTTCAAGAGCAGCTGCTGAACAAGGATGTGCCCATCCTCGTAGAGGCGCTGAAGTTTGCGGACGACGACGGCGAAGAAGACGAAGACGGGCTGCGATTCGCCTCGCTGAAGGGACGCGCGAATTACCTGTGCATGCGCCGCTGGAACGCAATGTACGCCTCCGAGCCGACTTCTGAAGAGGCGCGACTGCTCGCCAAGACTATGCTCTGGCTGCAATCGACCGCGAGCGGCGACCGCGCCGAAATCAACTTAGGGCATCGCGACGCAGCCGCTCCGTGGGACAGGTTGTCTGCGAACAACGCGCGTGGCTGTATGCGAAATGAGAGCGTCTGCTTCCTGCGCGCTGCCCGCGAACGCGCCGCCGCGTCGCACCTGATTGTCGTCAACCACGCGCTGCTTCTGTCGAACGCGCTCGTAGGCAGGATAATTCCGGACTACGATGTGCTAATCATCGACGAAGCGCACCATCTCGAAGAGGAAGCCACCAAGCATCTCGGCTTCGAGCTGACGCAGGCGCGCTTCGGCGAACATTTCCAGAATCTAAGCGGCGACGCCGGGCTGCCCAATCAGGCAACTATGGCATTCCGCACCGCGCTGTCGGATGTTACAGACCGCAAGGAAACCGTGGATACGGTCGTCGATGAGATTGCGAGGCTGATGCCCCGCGTGCGCGATTATGTCCCGCGTACTTTGGCGCAAATGGGAACGATGGTGAAGCCCACGGACAGCGGACGCCAGCAGCCGGCATACGCGCAGCAGGTTCGCGTCACGAAGGGCATGCGGGCGAATCCGAAGTGGTCCGAGATAGAAATCGGCTGGGAGAACGCGGACCTTGCGCTCCTAGAACTGGGCAAGCTGCTGGGGAATTTGCACAAGGCATTGGAAGGCATGGACGAGGCGGGCTTGCTAAACTACGAATCGCTGATGAACGATCTTGCCGACGCAGCGCAGGCGAACGATACGCTGCGCCGCAATCTGCACGAATTCGTGGTCGCGCCGGAGGACGACGCAATTTACTGGCTCACGCTGTCGGCACAGCGCCAAGACTTGTCGCTGCACGCCGCGCCGCTGCATGTCGCGGAACATCTGGACGACCTGATATTCTCGCAGACCCGCAGCGTCATAATGACCAGCGCGACGCTCAGCACAGAGCAGAACTTCAATCACATCGTGGAACGCACCGGCTTCAAGGACGCGCGCGCACTGCTGCTAGGCTCTCCATTCGACTACCCGAATGTCGCCGCGCTCTGCCTGCCGAACGACATACCCGCGCCGAATTCGTGGGCGTATCAGGATGCGCTGGACAACACTATAAAGGATACCGCGATCGCCGCCGATGGACGCACGATGGCGCTCTTCACATCGTACAGCGCGCTGCGCAAGACGGCGTCCAACATCAGGAACGACCTGAAGGCGCGCGGCATAGAGGTCTTGCAGCAGGGCAATGATGGTCCGCCGGCTCAGATCGTGCGCCGCTTCATGCAGAATCCGCGCGCCGTGCTGCTGGGCACCGCCAGCTTCTGGGAGGGCGTTGATCTGCCCGGCGATGCGCTCAGCGCACTGATAATCGCCAAACTGCCCTTCGATGTGCCCAATGAGCCAGTCTTCCAGGCGCGCTCCGAGTTGTACGACAACGCCTTTATGCAGTACAGCGTGCCCCGC